The window GGCAGCAGCCTGGATAAGGTGGTCAAAACAACCCTGTTCATCAAGAACATGGACGATTTCCCTCTGATCAACGAAGTTTACGGCGAATTTTTCAAAGAGAACCACCCGGCGCGCGCCTGCGTCGAGGTGGCCCGGCTGCCCCGGGACGCCAACGTCGAAGTCGAGGCCGTGAGTCTGCTCTGATCGCTCGATCCGGAGCTGAAAACAACAATTAATAATTGTTAATGATAAGGGGTGACCAATGGGAAAACAATACGATGCCGTCATAGTCGGCGCCGGCATCATCGGCTGCAGTATTGCCTTCGAACTCGCCAGGCGGGGCTGGAAAACAGTCGCTGTGGACAAACAGCCTGAAGCCGGCAACGGTTCCACGGCCAACACCTGTGCGGTGATCCGGGTGCACTACTCAACCCTCGAGGGCACCGCCGTGGCCTATGAGAGCTATCACTACTGGAACAGCTGGGCCGATTACCTCGGAATCGATGACCCCAAGGGGACGGCGCGGTTCAATAAAACGGGCGTGCTCGTTTTTGAGTCTCAGGCCAACGACCGTCTTAAAAACATCCGCCGGATGCTGGATGCCCTCGGAATCGGTTATGAAAACTGGAACTTCGAAAGGATAAAGGAAACCTTTCCCATGCTGGACGATGCCAGTTATTTCCCCCCGCGCAGGCCGGAAGATCCAAAATTCGGCAGCAAAAACGACACGCCGATTGCGGGGGCCATTTACTATTCCGAGGGCGGCTACGTCACCGACCCGGTGTTGTCGGTACACAACGTCCAGGTGGCCGCGGAAGCCCACGGGGCGGAATTTATTTTCAGCCGCCGGGTGGAGGCGATCCTCAAGCAGGACGGACGCACAAAGGGTGTCCGGTTGGATGATGGCCGGGAACTGTTTGCACCGGTGGTGGTCAACGCCGCCGGGCCGCACTCGTTTGTGGTCAATGCCATGGCCGGCGTGATCGAAGGGATGAAGATCAAAACCCGCGCCCTGCGCCACGAAGTGGTTCATTTGCCGGCCCCTGAAGGCGTTGATTACGAATCCATCGGCTGTCCGAGCTCGGACAGCGACGTCGGGGCCTACTGGCGGCCGGAGGTGGGCAATCACATCCTCTCCGGGAGTGAAGATCCGGAGTGTGACCCCAAGGAGTGGGTCAACGACCCGGACAACTTCAACCGCAATCTCACCGAACAGGCAAAGGCCCAGGCCTACCGTCTGTCCCTGAGGATTCCCGACCTGAGGATCCCCAATCAGATACAAGGGGTGGTCGACCTGTACGATGTCACCGACGACTGGATGCCCATCTACGACAAATCCGACCTGCCCGGCTTCTATATGGCGGTGGGCACCTCGGGCAACCAGTACAAGAACGCACCGGTGGTGGGCAAGATGATGGCGGACCTGATCACCCAATGCCAAAGCGGGAGAGACCACGACGCAGAGCCCGTCGTCTTTCACCTGGAAAAAATAGATCGCGACGTGGACATGCGTTTCTATTCGCGGCTCAGGGAAATCAATAAGGAGAGCAGTTTTTCGGTACTGGGGTAAAGACTCCTTCTTGTCACGACTACACAAAGAATGATATGGCGTTGCGGCATTGGAAACCAAACGTTTTAGGTTTTAGGTGTTTAGAATTTTGATGTTGGGGACTAGGAATTAAGGTCTTCATCAATATCAAAATCACACCCTTCCAAAGAGAGAACAGTGCCGGGCCTTCTGGACCCGGGTACCTGCTTGGTGCATAACAGCAGCAAAAAGGGTTCGCCAATGATGGAAAAAGACCGCCAGTACACACAGGAAGACCTGAGCACCATTCACCACGGGAGCCTCAGAATTCTTGCCGGGGCAGGCGTGGTGTTTGAGTCGGAAAAGGCCGTGGCCATTTTTCGCCGGCACGGCTTCAGAACGGACGGCCGCAAGGTGTATTTTACCGAAGCTGCGGTGACGCGTGCGTTGGAAACCGCGCCCGAACGCTTCAGGCTGCATGCCCGCAACCCCGCAAAATCGATTGACATCGGTACGGACACGGTGGTGTTGGCGCCCACCGGCGGTGCGCCCAACATCAGTGATGTCGGCGGCCGTCAGCGGAGGGCCACTATGGCCGACTTCGAAACATGCTGCCGGCTGGTCCATTCGTCCGAGGTGCTGAGCCTGGGCGGTGGCATCATGGTACAGGCCAATGACGTCCCTGCAGCAACGGCGCACCTGGATATGGTGTCCACGTACATCAGGCTCTGCGACAAGCCGATCATCGGTGCGAGCGTTTCGGGGCCGGCAGCCAGGGACTCCCTTGAAATGGCGGGCATGCTTTGCGGCGGCATGGAGGTCCTGCAGGAAAAGCCCGGCGTGATTGCGGTGACCAACGTAAAATCGCCCTTGAGTTTTTCCGGGGAACAGGCCGAGGTGATCATGGAAATGGCCGCCTGCCGCCAGCCGGTCATCGTCGCGACCATGGTCATGGCTGGCTCCAGCGGACCGGTTTCAATGGCCGGCGTCGCCGCCCTGCAGAACGCTGAAATTCTGGCCGGCATTGTCCTGGCCCAGTTGACGGCCCCCGGCGCTCCGGTCGTCTACGGAGCAACGTCCGCGCCACTGGACATGAAAACGGCCGTCGCCGCGGTGGGCGCCCCGGAAACGGTTCAGCTGGCAATGCTGACGGCACGCATGGCGCACTTTTATCGCCTTCCCTGCCGAACCGGCGGCAGCCTGACGGATGCGCAGGTGCCTGACGCCCAGGCCCTGGCCGAAGGGGCGCTGATTTTGGCAAGCGCTGTTGGAAGCGGCGCCAACTTCATATTGCACAGCTGCGGTCAGATAGGCTCTTTCCTTTCCCTGAGTTTTGAAAAGTGGCTGATCGATGAAGAAGTGAGCGCGCATGTGCTGAAGTCCCTGACCCCGGTAAAAATTTCAGAGGCCGCCATCGATGCTGACTTTATCGTATCCGTGGGGCAGGGCGAGTATCTGACCCATCCTAAAACGCTGGCGACGTTCAGGTCGCTTTCGCAGCCCTCGCTTTTCAGCCGCAGCGATTATCAGCAGTGGACCGAAAGCGGGGCCAGACGCATCGAGGCGGTGGCCGCCGAACATCTCCGGCAGCGACTGGAATTCTACGAACAGCCGTCGCTCGATCCGGGCATGGCAAAGGCCATTGATGCCTTCGTGGCCCGGCGGAAGGGGAACAGGCGTTAACTCAGCCCTAAGTCCTGAGCACTGAGTCCTGAAGTCTTCCGACCTCTGACCGCCTGAATCTCTGTAGTCCTCTGTCTTCCGTCTTCCGTGATTCTGAGGTTCTGGAGCTCCGGTTCCGGTCTCCGCTTTACATAAAATCGTGGAAAACGATATTATGTGAAATAACACTTGACATTCAACGGCCCTTTCTATAGTTCTATTGATTAAATCATTAAATCAAATCCATTTCAGAACCTTCCCAGCGATTGCAACCGAAAATGGTACGCCGGTATGAGGGTTCCATCCATGCTGAAAAAAGCCAAAAGCCAGAGCCTGGTTGAGAATGTCGTCCAGCAGATCGAGGATGCCATTCTCGCGGGTGATTACTGCGTTGGCGACAAACTGCCTGCCACGCGTCAGCTGCAGAAGATTCTCGGGGCCAGCCTGGGGACCATCCGCGAGGGCCTTGCCCGGCTTGAACAGAAGGGCCTTGTGGAGGTGCGCAAGGGGACCAAGGGCGGCTTTTTTATCAACGACGTGGCCACCAAGCCCATGACGGAAAGCCTCGACCTGCTCATGCGACACCTGAAGGTAACGCCGCGGGAGCTCTTCGAGTTTCGAGCAACCGTCGAAGCCGGCCTGATCCGGCTGGTGGTGCAACGGGCCAGCGACCAACAGATAGAGCACCTGCTGACGTACAGGCAAAAGCTCGAAGCCTGCCTCGAGCGCGGGGAGCAAGCCTGGTACGCGCTTCTTGCCACGGAAAGAGCCCTGCGCAAGGCATTCCTGCCCATCGTGGACAACCGCATTTACGGTGCTGTTTTGCTGCCCATTCACAACAACATCTTCCAGTTCGCCGACCTGCACCTGAAAGGGGACGACGTCATGACGCTGGCAGCCTACCGCTACTGGGACAAGATCCTCAAGGCCGTGGCGGCAAGGCATGAAGAGCGGGCAGCCACGCTCACCAAAGAGATGATTTTTCATTTCATGGAACTGATCCTGGCACAATCTCAGCGCCACAGAACATCAGAACCACAGCGTGCCGGAATGTCAGCAGGCAATAAGGAGTAGGGGGACCAGAGAGGACGTCGAATAAAGGACGGAAGACTGAAAGACTCGATCTGCGAGCTAAAACCCAGCAATCCAATACACCATTAATCCAGTATCCCAACGTAGAAGGAGGTTGAAGATGATTAATACAAACATAGCGGTTCAGAACGGGATTTCCTTCCGGGTGCTCACCGATGACCAGGTCCGGGAACTGGTCAGTGCCGCCATGGAGATCCTGGGGAAGGTCGGTTTCAAGGTCCTGCACGCAGGCGCCCGCCAGTTACTGCAATCCGCCGGCGCCAGGGTGGATGGGGAGATGGTCAAGGTTCCGGAGTCGATCGTAAGGCAGTGCCTGGACTCGGCGCCCAAAGGGTGGACGATCTACAACCGCAACGGCGAACGTGCCCTGGAGGTTGAAGGCCGCAAGAGTTACTACGGCACGTCAACGGCCAGCCCCAACACCAAGGACGCCCTGACAGGGGAATATCACGA is drawn from Deltaproteobacteria bacterium and contains these coding sequences:
- a CDS encoding trimethylamine methyltransferase family protein, whose translation is MMEKDRQYTQEDLSTIHHGSLRILAGAGVVFESEKAVAIFRRHGFRTDGRKVYFTEAAVTRALETAPERFRLHARNPAKSIDIGTDTVVLAPTGGAPNISDVGGRQRRATMADFETCCRLVHSSEVLSLGGGIMVQANDVPAATAHLDMVSTYIRLCDKPIIGASVSGPAARDSLEMAGMLCGGMEVLQEKPGVIAVTNVKSPLSFSGEQAEVIMEMAACRQPVIVATMVMAGSSGPVSMAGVAALQNAEILAGIVLAQLTAPGAPVVYGATSAPLDMKTAVAAVGAPETVQLAMLTARMAHFYRLPCRTGGSLTDAQVPDAQALAEGALILASAVGSGANFILHSCGQIGSFLSLSFEKWLIDEEVSAHVLKSLTPVKISEAAIDADFIVSVGQGEYLTHPKTLATFRSLSQPSLFSRSDYQQWTESGARRIEAVAAEHLRQRLEFYEQPSLDPGMAKAIDAFVARRKGNRR
- a CDS encoding reactive intermediate/imine deaminase (has endoribonuclease activity on mRNA), which translates into the protein GSSLDKVVKTTLFIKNMDDFPLINEVYGEFFKENHPARACVEVARLPRDANVEVEAVSLL
- a CDS encoding FAD-binding oxidoreductase, giving the protein MGKQYDAVIVGAGIIGCSIAFELARRGWKTVAVDKQPEAGNGSTANTCAVIRVHYSTLEGTAVAYESYHYWNSWADYLGIDDPKGTARFNKTGVLVFESQANDRLKNIRRMLDALGIGYENWNFERIKETFPMLDDASYFPPRRPEDPKFGSKNDTPIAGAIYYSEGGYVTDPVLSVHNVQVAAEAHGAEFIFSRRVEAILKQDGRTKGVRLDDGRELFAPVVVNAAGPHSFVVNAMAGVIEGMKIKTRALRHEVVHLPAPEGVDYESIGCPSSDSDVGAYWRPEVGNHILSGSEDPECDPKEWVNDPDNFNRNLTEQAKAQAYRLSLRIPDLRIPNQIQGVVDLYDVTDDWMPIYDKSDLPGFYMAVGTSGNQYKNAPVVGKMMADLITQCQSGRDHDAEPVVFHLEKIDRDVDMRFYSRLREINKESSFSVLG
- a CDS encoding GntR family transcriptional regulator encodes the protein MLKKAKSQSLVENVVQQIEDAILAGDYCVGDKLPATRQLQKILGASLGTIREGLARLEQKGLVEVRKGTKGGFFINDVATKPMTESLDLLMRHLKVTPRELFEFRATVEAGLIRLVVQRASDQQIEHLLTYRQKLEACLERGEQAWYALLATERALRKAFLPIVDNRIYGAVLLPIHNNIFQFADLHLKGDDVMTLAAYRYWDKILKAVAARHEERAATLTKEMIFHFMELILAQSQRHRTSEPQRAGMSAGNKE